One region of Bos javanicus breed banteng chromosome Y, ARS-OSU_banteng_1.0, whole genome shotgun sequence genomic DNA includes:
- the LOC133243858 gene encoding RNA-binding motif protein, X chromosome-like has protein sequence MMEADRPGKLLIGGLSAETTEESLEAEFGKYGHIVAVLLIKDRNTNKSRGFAFITFESPADAKDAAKEMNGKFLDGKTIKVEQANKPSFESGGRQKLQPPARNRGHPRNLRWERGGSGGARGRMSHGGNFGDNGCSLNTSSSRGPYPVKKGPSQGPSPKRSAPSVQGRSSSGMRGRGPVLRRENYRGGPRRQPVSSRRDNYVSPRDYGYATKDSYSGRDPSSRDTKNYAPPSRDYAYHDYGHSSSWDDHSSRGHSDHDGYGGSRDRDYSEHRSGGSYRDSYRSYGGSHGAVSGRGPPLSYGRGRHYDDYSSTRDRNGGGQKSYSCSRSDTYLSGRDRGGRQEQGFPSSKDRVYPAPHESYSSSGYEASRGGHGGNRSERVGRNRY, from the exons ATGATGGAAGCAGATCGGCCTGGAAAACTGTTAATAGGAGGCCTCAGTGCTGAAACAACGGAGGAGTCTCTTGAAGCTGAATTTGGGAAATATGGTCACATTGTGGCAG TTCTCTTGATAAAGGATCGGAACACAAACAAGTCGAGAGGCTTTGCTTTCATTACTTTTGAGAGCCCCGCAGATGCAAAGGATGCTGCCAAAGAAATGAATGGAAAG TTTTTGGATGGAAAAACAATTAAAGTAGAACAAGCCAATAAACCATCTTTTGAAAGTGGTGGTAGACAGAAACTGCAACCCCCTGCAAGAAACAGGGGCCATCCAAGAAATCTGAGATGGGAAAGAGGAGGATCTGGTGGAGCAAGAGGGCGTATGTCTCATGGAGGAAACTTTG GTGATAATGGATGTAGTCTCAACACGAGCTCTTCAAGAGGACCCTATCCAGTTAAAAAAGGACCGTCTCAAGGTCCTTCTCCTAAAAGATCTGCTCCTTCTGTTCAAGGGCGAAGCAGTAGTGGAATGAGAGGACGAG gtcCAGTATTGCGgagagaaaattacagaggagGTCCTCGTAGACAGCCAGTGTCTTCTCGGAGAGATAACTATGTGTCACCAAGAGATTATGGTTATGCTACTAAAGacag ttaCTCAGGCAGAGATCCAAGTTCGCGAGACACCAAGAATTATGCTCCACCATCTAGAGACTATGCATACCATGATTATGGCCATTCAAGTTCTTGGGATGATCATTCCTCTAGAGGACATAG TGATCATGATGGCTATGGTGGAAGCCGTGATAGAGATTATTCTGAACATCGAAGTGGAGGCTCTTACAGGGATTCATATAGGAGTTATG GGGGCTCCCACGGTGCTGTATCAGGAAGAGGTCCACCTCTGAGTTACGGCAGAGGTCGTCACTATGACGATTATAGCAGTACAAGAGATAGAAATGGAGGAGGGCAGAAAAGTTACTCATGCAGCCGAAGTGATACATACTTAAGTGGTCGTGACCGTGGTGGAAGACAAGAACAAGGATTTCCATCCTCCAAGGATAGGGTGTACCCTGCTCCTCATGAGTCATACAGTAGCTCAGGTTATGAGGCTTCCAGGGGAGGTCATGGGGGAAACCGATCTGAAAGAGTAGGCCGAAACAGATACTAA
- the LOC133243863 gene encoding RNA-binding motif protein, X chromosome-like, with amino-acid sequence MMEADRPGKLLIGGLSAETTEESLEAEFGKYGHIVAVLLIKDRNTNKSRGFAFITFESPADAKDAAKEMNGKFLDGKTIKVEQANKPSFESGGRQKLQPPARNRGHPRNLRWERGGSGGARGRMSHGGNFGDNGCSLNTSSSRGPYPVKKGPSQGPSPKRSAPSVQGRSSSGMRGRGPVLRRENYRGGPRRQPVSSRRDNYVSPRDYGYATKDSYSGRDPSSRDTKNYAPPSRDYAYHDYGHSSSWDDHSSRGHSDHDGYGGSRDRDYSEHRSGGSYRDSYRSYGGSHGAVSGRGPPLSYGRGRHYDDYSSTRDRNGGGQKSYSCSRSDTYLSGRDRGGRQEQGFRSSKDRVYPAPHESYSSSGYEASRGGHGGNRSERVGRNRY; translated from the exons ATGATGGAAGCAGATCGGCCTGGAAAACTGTTAATAGGAGGCCTCAGTGCTGAAACAACGGAGGAGTCTCTTGAAGCTGAATTTGGGAAATATGGTCACATTGTGGCAG TTCTCTTGATAAAGGATCGGAACACAAACAAGTCGAGAGGCTTTGCTTTCATTACTTTTGAGAGCCCCGCAGATGCAAAGGATGCTGCCAAAGAAATGAATGGAAAG TTTTTGGATGGAAAAACAATTAAAGTAGAACAAGCCAATAAACCATCTTTTGAAAGTGGTGGTAGACAGAAACTGCAACCCCCTGCAAGAAACAGGGGCCATCCAAGAAATCTGAGATGGGAAAGAGGAGGATCTGGTGGAGCAAGAGGGCGTATGTCTCATGGAGGAAACTTTG GTGATAATGGATGTAGTCTCAACACGAGCTCTTCAAGAGGACCCTATCCAGTTAAAAAAGGACCGTCTCAAGGTCCTTCTCCTAAAAGATCTGCTCCTTCTGTTCAAGGGCGAAGCAGTAGTGGAATGAGAGGACGAG gtcCAGTATTGCGgagagaaaattacagaggagGTCCTCGTAGACAGCCAGTGTCTTCTCGGAGAGATAACTATGTGTCACCAAGAGATTATGGTTATGCTACTAAAGacag ttaCTCAGGCAGAGATCCAAGTTCGCGAGACACCAAGAATTATGCTCCACCATCTAGAGACTATGCATACCATGATTATGGCCATTCAAGTTCTTGGGATGATCATTCCTCTAGAGGACATAG TGATCATGATGGCTATGGTGGAAGCCGTGATAGAGATTATTCTGAACATCGAAGTGGAGGCTCTTACAGGGATTCATATAGGAGTTATG GGGGCTCCCACGGTGCTGTATCAGGAAGAGGTCCACCTCTGAGTTACGGCAGAGGTCGTCACTATGACGATTATAGCAGTACAAGAGATAGAAATGGAGGAGGGCAGAAAAGTTACTCATGCAGCCGAAGTGATACATACTTAAGTGGTCGTGACCGTGGTGGAAGACAAGAACAAGGATTTCGATCCTCCAAGGATAGGGTGTACCCTGCTCCTCATGAGTCATACAGTAGCTCAGGTTATGAGGCTTCCAGGGGAGGTCATGGGGGAAACCGATCTGAAAGAGTAGGCCGAAACAGATACTAA